A single region of the Paramicrobacterium fandaimingii genome encodes:
- a CDS encoding GntR family transcriptional regulator, which translates to MALIDEFLAEPLTTTVGQPLRVAAYTRITQGIRDGVFPLGSALPRETELGTSLGVSRTVIREALMLLEEDGLITTRRGVGRFVAASAPKVGLEDLRPFEVALANAEHPVTVKPTTFVMQPNTEFVSSNLGLDPEANTWFRESVLSRADEPIAIVQEHLPAGRYLSDISPAIAASFQQAAEQNATLFAGLLEACGSIFSASSCQITPSVVGASRGKQLGLAASDPVIILTQVVEHNATPVYLAKCIVSSRVGHLTVIQTPSN; encoded by the coding sequence ATGGCCCTCATTGACGAGTTCCTCGCGGAACCACTCACGACGACCGTGGGTCAACCGCTGCGGGTCGCCGCCTACACGCGCATCACGCAGGGAATCCGCGACGGCGTCTTTCCCCTCGGCTCCGCACTCCCCCGCGAGACCGAACTCGGCACGTCACTCGGAGTGAGCCGCACGGTGATTCGCGAAGCGCTCATGCTGCTTGAGGAAGACGGCCTCATCACCACCCGACGCGGAGTCGGCCGATTTGTCGCAGCATCCGCTCCCAAAGTCGGGCTCGAAGACCTACGCCCGTTCGAAGTGGCACTCGCGAATGCCGAGCATCCCGTCACCGTGAAACCGACCACCTTCGTGATGCAGCCGAACACCGAATTCGTGTCGAGCAACCTGGGCCTCGACCCCGAGGCGAACACCTGGTTTCGCGAGAGCGTGCTGTCTCGCGCAGACGAGCCGATAGCAATCGTGCAGGAGCATCTTCCCGCCGGCCGGTATCTCAGCGACATCAGTCCGGCAATCGCGGCGTCGTTCCAGCAGGCGGCCGAGCAGAATGCGACGTTGTTCGCCGGGTTGCTCGAAGCCTGCGGATCAATCTTCTCGGCAAGCTCGTGCCAGATCACGCCAAGCGTCGTCGGTGCCTCCCGAGGCAAGCAGCTGGGGCTTGCGGCATCCGATCCTGTCATCATCCTGACGCAGGTGGTCGAGCACAACGCGACGCCCGTCTACCTGGCCAAGTGCATCGTCTCGTCGCGCGTCGGGCACCTGACCGTCATTCAAACCCCGTCAAACTGA
- a CDS encoding PfkB family carbohydrate kinase has product MEFDIELTVVGSINADISAITERLPGPGETVGGGRLAREAGGKGANQAAAAARLGARTRMVGAVGSDADGAAMRRALESAGVDLTHVATVDTETGTALIVVDAAGENQIAVCEGANAHVSIDGVEFSEADTVLAQLEISLDTVTEAARRCRGYVALNAAPAMPLPAELIERADLIIVNETEYELIPELADAALVAVTYGAKGSAMLERGQQVAFADAVKTRPVNTVGAGDAFCAALTIALRAGLPYEAALRTANAVGAAAVVDPASQPDLERLEHYTT; this is encoded by the coding sequence ATGGAATTCGACATCGAGCTCACCGTCGTCGGCAGCATCAACGCCGACATCTCCGCGATCACCGAGCGGCTGCCTGGCCCGGGCGAGACCGTCGGCGGCGGACGCCTCGCACGCGAGGCCGGCGGCAAGGGTGCCAACCAGGCGGCAGCGGCGGCGCGGCTTGGCGCACGCACGCGCATGGTCGGAGCCGTCGGGTCGGATGCCGATGGAGCAGCAATGCGCCGGGCCCTCGAATCCGCGGGAGTCGATCTCACGCACGTGGCCACGGTCGACACCGAGACGGGCACGGCGCTGATCGTTGTTGATGCTGCCGGGGAGAACCAGATCGCCGTGTGCGAGGGGGCGAATGCCCACGTCTCGATCGACGGCGTCGAGTTTTCCGAAGCCGACACAGTTCTGGCGCAATTGGAAATCTCGCTCGACACCGTCACTGAAGCGGCTCGACGCTGCCGCGGCTACGTCGCGCTGAACGCGGCGCCCGCTATGCCGCTGCCCGCCGAACTCATCGAGCGCGCTGACCTGATCATCGTCAACGAGACGGAGTACGAGCTGATCCCCGAGTTGGCGGATGCTGCGCTGGTCGCCGTCACCTACGGGGCGAAGGGCTCTGCGATGCTGGAGCGTGGGCAGCAGGTGGCGTTCGCGGATGCTGTCAAGACGAGGCCCGTCAACACCGTCGGTGCGGGCGACGCATTCTGCGCGGCGCTCACGATCGCCCTTCGCGCGGGCCTCCCTTATGAGGCTGCGCTGCGCACCGCGAACGCGGTCGGGGCGGCGGCCGTCGTCGACCCGGCGTCGCAGCCCGACCTCGAGCGCCTCGAGCACTACACGACGTAG
- a CDS encoding ABC transporter permease subunit has product MMSTPTQMEKTAQHEPRRFDVALAWERFGILAVLVILVILMSVIAPNFLSLTNGLNVARAVSINAILAAGMTVVILTGGIDLSVGSAIALTGVSAVLLWTAGAPAIVAVLGGIIVGALTGLVNGTLIAYLGLPAFIITLGALTYIRGISYSLTNGRPLIASDLGFRGLGNGGIAGIPTPVVIMLLVYIVLWFVLERTAFGRHVYAIGGNAEAARLAGINVKWTLVRVYLIMGACAGLAGVIFAARVESGQPKAGEGYELDAIAAVVLGGTSLMGGRGRIVGTLIGALIIGVLSNGLVLMNVPFFYQLIVKGAVIVLAVGIDGLKNLKRL; this is encoded by the coding sequence ATGATGTCGACACCCACTCAAATGGAGAAGACTGCGCAGCACGAGCCTCGCAGGTTCGACGTAGCACTGGCGTGGGAGCGTTTCGGCATTCTCGCTGTGCTCGTGATCCTCGTCATCTTGATGAGCGTGATCGCCCCCAACTTCCTCAGCCTGACGAATGGTCTGAACGTCGCGCGGGCCGTATCGATCAACGCGATCCTCGCCGCAGGTATGACCGTCGTCATCCTCACGGGAGGCATCGATCTCTCCGTTGGTTCGGCGATCGCGCTCACGGGAGTGAGCGCCGTGCTCTTGTGGACCGCGGGCGCACCGGCAATTGTCGCGGTGCTCGGCGGAATCATCGTCGGTGCACTCACGGGGCTCGTGAACGGCACGCTCATCGCGTATCTCGGGCTGCCAGCGTTCATCATCACGCTGGGTGCGTTGACGTACATTCGAGGAATCTCGTACTCGCTGACGAACGGGCGGCCGCTGATCGCCAGTGACCTCGGCTTCCGCGGCCTCGGCAACGGTGGAATTGCGGGGATCCCCACGCCTGTCGTGATCATGCTTCTTGTCTACATTGTGCTCTGGTTCGTGCTTGAACGCACCGCATTCGGCCGTCACGTCTATGCAATCGGAGGCAATGCAGAAGCTGCTCGCCTCGCCGGAATCAACGTGAAGTGGACGCTCGTTCGGGTGTATCTCATCATGGGTGCGTGTGCGGGTCTCGCCGGCGTTATCTTCGCTGCCCGCGTGGAGAGCGGGCAGCCGAAGGCAGGCGAAGGCTACGAGCTCGACGCCATCGCCGCCGTGGTGCTTGGCGGAACGAGTCTCATGGGCGGGCGCGGCAGAATCGTCGGAACGCTCATTGGTGCGCTCATCATCGGGGTGCTGAGCAATGGTTTGGTGCTCATGAATGTGCCATTTTTCTACCAGCTCATCGTCAAGGGCGCCGTGATCGTGCTTGCTGTCGGAATTGATGGCCTGAAGAACCTCAAACGCCTGTAG
- a CDS encoding MFS transporter produces the protein MSSTRVTSSGAASIGPSPSGDGKLHGRRAIGLVATLILAVVAFQLNASMITPALPDMARTLGVDIDSVSQVSSLFFLAGAVGGVLLARWSDFIGRKRGLLIVLGILSVGTLLCLFAPNLQILLVGRVLQGASSAAFQLSYVILNESLTKKMFGTMLGVLTAINGGVGGIDGWVGGLLTDAFGFRSLFVVIFIVGILALVCVWLTAPKDTGAASTGKMDWWGAAALSFGLIGITYFVSIGGAQGWFAPLSIAFLIGTILAFAAFVFIEKRRTTPLIAVEHLKSRQVWPVIATTVLTLSSVFAVINFTVVMLSQDVEIGFGMNAATSALMFLAPPALIGLAAAPFAGWLAGKVGWVSILRIGLVICLAALVVITMFPQSQWVVFAMIAILGVAYNGLVLTTSNGLGVIQSPIEAPSALPSMNSAAFGIGASLGIAIVAPFVGSGGIGGYTTALVISVVITVLALGASLVLKAAPARE, from the coding sequence ATGTCATCAACTCGAGTCACTTCCTCGGGAGCGGCATCCATTGGCCCGAGCCCGAGCGGTGATGGAAAGCTCCACGGGCGCCGCGCGATCGGGCTCGTCGCGACGCTGATTCTCGCGGTCGTGGCGTTTCAGCTGAATGCCAGCATGATCACGCCTGCGCTGCCCGACATGGCGCGCACCCTCGGCGTCGACATCGACTCGGTGTCGCAGGTATCATCGCTGTTCTTCCTCGCCGGAGCCGTCGGTGGCGTGCTGCTCGCGCGGTGGAGCGACTTCATCGGTCGCAAGCGCGGACTGCTGATCGTGCTCGGCATCCTCTCGGTCGGCACTCTGCTGTGCCTGTTCGCGCCGAACCTGCAGATTCTGCTCGTCGGCCGCGTGCTACAGGGCGCCTCAAGCGCGGCGTTCCAGCTTTCCTACGTGATTCTCAACGAGTCGCTGACGAAGAAGATGTTCGGCACGATGCTCGGTGTGCTCACCGCGATCAATGGCGGTGTGGGCGGCATCGACGGCTGGGTCGGAGGGCTGCTGACCGACGCGTTCGGATTCCGCTCGCTCTTCGTCGTGATCTTCATCGTCGGCATCCTCGCTCTCGTGTGCGTGTGGTTGACCGCGCCGAAAGACACGGGCGCAGCATCCACAGGAAAGATGGACTGGTGGGGCGCCGCCGCTCTCTCGTTCGGGCTCATCGGCATCACCTACTTCGTGTCGATCGGTGGCGCGCAAGGCTGGTTCGCGCCGCTCAGCATCGCATTTCTGATCGGAACGATCCTCGCGTTCGCCGCGTTCGTCTTCATCGAGAAGCGTCGCACGACGCCGCTCATCGCTGTGGAACACCTGAAATCCCGCCAGGTATGGCCGGTCATCGCAACAACAGTTCTGACGCTCTCGAGCGTGTTCGCCGTGATCAACTTCACTGTCGTGATGCTGAGTCAGGATGTTGAGATCGGGTTCGGCATGAACGCGGCGACAAGCGCCCTGATGTTCCTCGCCCCGCCCGCGCTGATCGGGCTGGCGGCGGCTCCGTTCGCCGGGTGGCTTGCCGGGAAGGTCGGCTGGGTCAGCATCCTTCGAATCGGTCTGGTGATCTGCCTTGCCGCGCTCGTCGTGATCACGATGTTCCCGCAGAGCCAGTGGGTCGTCTTTGCCATGATCGCCATCCTCGGCGTCGCCTACAATGGATTGGTTCTCACCACGTCGAACGGGCTCGGCGTCATCCAGTCGCCGATCGAAGCGCCGTCTGCGCTGCCGAGCATGAACAGTGCCGCGTTCGGCATCGGTGCGAGCCTCGGCATCGCGATTGTCGCGCCGTTCGTCGGATCGGGTGGCATCGGCGGTTACACGACGGCGCTCGTGATCTCTGTCGTGATCACTGTGCTCGCGCTTGGTGCGAGCCTTGTGCTGAAAGCGGCTCCCGCCCGCGAGTGA